A region from the Sulfitobacter indolifex genome encodes:
- a CDS encoding substrate-binding domain-containing protein, with protein MKHWFIGAISALALGSAAQAADVMKMAVTTSFNNSGLADVLLPEIAADLDIDVQLLVVGTGQAIKLGEAGDVDAILVHSRSAEEAFVEGGFGSHRTEIMYNDFVFIGPKEDPAGIATSDAAAGALTAIAETEANFVSRGDDSGTHKKELSLWAEAGLDPATFGDWYNAVGAGMGAALNTASGMPAYVMSDRASWLNFGNKGELALLYAGDPVLFNQYAYLPVNAELHDHVKNDLALRLEEWLVSDRAKSLINDYKINGETLFVFNAKPAE; from the coding sequence ATGAAACATTGGTTCATAGGCGCAATTTCGGCGCTGGCCCTAGGCAGTGCCGCGCAGGCAGCAGACGTGATGAAAATGGCGGTCACCACCTCCTTCAACAACTCTGGTCTTGCCGATGTGCTTTTGCCCGAGATCGCGGCGGATCTTGATATTGATGTGCAGCTGCTGGTCGTGGGCACTGGACAGGCAATCAAACTTGGAGAGGCGGGCGACGTTGATGCGATACTTGTGCATTCGCGCAGCGCCGAAGAGGCTTTCGTTGAAGGCGGGTTTGGCAGCCACCGGACCGAGATCATGTACAATGATTTCGTCTTTATTGGCCCGAAAGAAGACCCTGCGGGAATTGCCACGTCTGATGCTGCTGCTGGTGCGCTGACCGCGATCGCTGAGACCGAGGCGAATTTCGTAAGCCGGGGAGACGATAGTGGCACGCATAAAAAGGAACTGTCACTCTGGGCCGAAGCGGGGTTAGACCCGGCGACTTTCGGCGATTGGTATAATGCCGTTGGTGCAGGCATGGGGGCGGCGCTGAATACCGCATCGGGGATGCCCGCCTATGTCATGTCGGACCGCGCAAGCTGGCTGAACTTTGGCAATAAAGGAGAGCTGGCATTGCTCTATGCAGGCGATCCGGTGCTGTTTAATCAATACGCCTATCTGCCAGTGAACGCTGAGCTGCACGATCATGTGAAAAATGACTTGGCACTGCGGTTGGAGGAATGGCTTGTTTCCGACCGTGCGAAATCCTTGATCAATGACTACAAAATCAACGGCGAAACGCTGTTTGTCTTCAATGCCAAACCGGCTGAATAG
- a CDS encoding DUF3305 domain-containing protein, which translates to MPLGIVLQRAPGVTRWAKWSWKATAVLPGAGDAEWRELRREGDIVEYHAATLQIELHGAETEAYVHGLGADVPCVYVVMRPIPGATERPFKLALVTASPYEAQDYCDSAEEVVEKIAMTPGLLAWVQEFVEEFHQEEEFVKRRRDRLRTDRQQDGIGDPRIEKPADIYASPTLKRKRLA; encoded by the coding sequence ATGCCCTTGGGTATCGTACTGCAGCGCGCGCCGGGTGTGACCCGGTGGGCCAAGTGGAGCTGGAAAGCGACCGCTGTGCTGCCCGGTGCCGGGGATGCGGAGTGGCGTGAGCTGCGCCGCGAGGGCGATATCGTGGAGTACCACGCCGCCACGCTTCAGATTGAATTACACGGTGCCGAAACGGAAGCCTATGTTCACGGGCTGGGGGCCGACGTGCCCTGCGTCTATGTGGTGATGCGCCCCATTCCCGGTGCGACCGAGCGGCCTTTCAAATTGGCGCTGGTCACCGCCTCTCCTTATGAGGCGCAGGATTATTGCGACAGCGCCGAAGAAGTGGTTGAGAAAATCGCGATGACGCCCGGTTTGCTGGCCTGGGTGCAAGAGTTTGTCGAAGAGTTCCACCAAGAAGAAGAGTTCGTGAAGCGGCGGCGTGATCGCCTGCGGACGGACCGCCAGCAAGACGGCATCGGCGACCCACGCATTGAGAAGCCCGCAGACATCTACGCCTCGCCGACGTTGAAACGAAAACGTCTGGCATGA
- a CDS encoding energy-coupling factor ABC transporter ATP-binding protein → MTQLFPMHAIAIESRRRGQRLVGPIDLTLGGQGATVVIGPNGAGKTTLLQLLHGTARLSAGQIDWACTTEEARHHQGFVFQRPIMLRRTVLENLIYPLRLRGAPKDKARKAAREWAVRVGLEPLLGRAAPVLSGGEQQKLALARALICKPKLLFLDEPCAALDGRATREIEMILQTAKADGTRLILSTHDLGQARRLADDVLFLVGGRIHEAGRADTFFNQPETEEAQAFLRGDIVE, encoded by the coding sequence GTGACACAGCTTTTTCCCATGCATGCGATTGCGATTGAAAGCCGTCGGCGCGGGCAACGGTTGGTCGGGCCCATCGATCTCACCCTTGGAGGGCAGGGGGCCACGGTGGTCATCGGGCCCAACGGCGCAGGAAAAACGACACTGCTACAGCTTCTACACGGCACCGCACGGCTGTCGGCTGGGCAGATTGACTGGGCCTGCACAACCGAAGAGGCACGGCATCATCAAGGGTTCGTCTTTCAGCGCCCGATAATGCTGCGGCGGACGGTCTTAGAGAATCTAATTTACCCTTTGCGTCTACGCGGAGCTCCTAAAGACAAGGCGCGAAAGGCGGCACGTGAATGGGCTGTACGTGTAGGATTAGAGCCGCTTTTGGGCCGTGCCGCGCCTGTGCTGTCGGGCGGCGAGCAGCAGAAGCTGGCACTCGCCCGGGCCTTGATATGCAAACCAAAGCTACTGTTTCTTGATGAACCCTGCGCCGCTTTAGACGGTCGTGCCACGCGAGAAATCGAGATGATTTTGCAAACTGCCAAGGCAGACGGCACCCGGCTGATCCTGTCGACCCATGACCTTGGACAAGCGCGGCGTTTGGCTGACGACGTTTTGTTTCTGGTCGGCGGGCGAATTCATGAGGCCGGGCGCGCAGATACGTTTTTTAACCAACCTGAGACCGAAGAGGCTCAGGCATTTTTAAGAGGAGATATCGTAGAATGA
- a CDS encoding DUF6494 family protein: MSEDFNMSMRKFLKQVGVTSQQAIEKAMRDGDTAGKTFAVKAVISIPELGLEHEIDGTIAGADKGEA, encoded by the coding sequence ATGAGCGAAGACTTCAACATGTCGATGCGCAAGTTTCTCAAACAGGTCGGCGTGACCTCGCAGCAGGCCATCGAAAAGGCCATGCGCGACGGTGACACTGCCGGTAAGACATTCGCGGTTAAGGCTGTGATTTCAATCCCCGAACTGGGGCTGGAGCATGAGATCGACGGCACCATTGCCGGCGCGGATAAGGGCGAGGCATAA
- a CDS encoding DUF3306 domain-containing protein translates to MSSFWQKRRAAVAAEAEAEVRVQEARVAEAEEATLAERSDDDLLAEFDLPAPEELVSGEQLRAFLKAQLPQRLKTRALRSFWRTNPVLACLDGLNDYDDDYTAAATAGKPVNTIYQVGRGMVAKIEEVLTAEGDTPEVAEENAPELAPTHDVVVPAPRRTETALAERAPSQVYTAPVEEEAEQSAPTHRRMRFQFAGDPAADMEGSSA, encoded by the coding sequence ATGAGCAGCTTTTGGCAAAAACGCCGCGCCGCAGTGGCAGCAGAGGCTGAAGCCGAAGTGCGCGTCCAAGAGGCCCGCGTGGCCGAGGCCGAAGAGGCAACACTGGCCGAACGGAGCGATGATGACTTGCTGGCCGAGTTTGATCTGCCCGCACCCGAAGAACTGGTCAGCGGCGAACAGCTCCGCGCTTTTCTCAAGGCGCAGTTGCCGCAACGCCTCAAAACCCGCGCGCTGCGCAGCTTCTGGCGGACCAATCCGGTGCTCGCCTGTCTTGACGGCTTGAATGATTACGACGACGATTACACAGCTGCCGCGACCGCCGGAAAGCCTGTGAACACGATCTATCAAGTGGGCCGCGGCATGGTGGCAAAGATCGAAGAGGTCCTGACCGCCGAAGGAGATACGCCCGAAGTGGCTGAGGAAAACGCGCCCGAATTGGCACCGACCCATGATGTCGTTGTGCCAGCGCCTCGGCGCACCGAAACCGCATTGGCAGAGCGTGCGCCTTCTCAGGTGTACACCGCGCCAGTAGAAGAAGAGGCCGAGCAATCCGCACCGACCCACCGTCGGATGCGTTTTCAATTCGCCGGCGATCCGGCCGCCGACATGGAAGGTAGCAGCGCATGA
- a CDS encoding ABC transporter permease: MVDIWSGIVQAFWLVATLDAELVEIAGRSLRVTLSALVVACLIALPLAALVAVKRFRARRLVIAVLNALMGLPPVVVGLVVYVVLSRSGPLGVLGLLFTPSAMIIAQVIIIVPLIASIAHQSIRELWQEYHDLLISMNVTQTQKIRTLLWDSRRALLTAALAGFGRAIGEVGAIMIVGGNIDHATRVLTTAIALETGKGEFALALALGFVLIGLAVAVNLAIHWLGRTEREGSW; this comes from the coding sequence ATGGTCGATATCTGGAGCGGGATCGTGCAAGCCTTTTGGCTTGTGGCTACACTTGACGCTGAACTGGTTGAAATCGCCGGTCGGTCGTTGCGTGTCACGCTCTCAGCTTTGGTTGTGGCCTGCCTTATTGCCCTCCCATTGGCGGCCTTGGTCGCCGTAAAGCGCTTTCGGGCGCGTCGGTTGGTGATTGCGGTTCTGAACGCCCTTATGGGGCTGCCGCCCGTTGTGGTGGGTCTTGTCGTTTATGTGGTTCTCTCACGCTCGGGGCCGCTTGGCGTGCTGGGCCTTTTGTTCACGCCATCCGCGATGATTATCGCGCAGGTTATCATCATTGTGCCCCTCATCGCCTCGATTGCACATCAGTCGATCCGCGAACTTTGGCAAGAATACCATGACCTCTTGATCTCGATGAATGTCACCCAAACGCAGAAAATACGGACCCTATTGTGGGACTCGCGCCGCGCATTGCTGACTGCGGCCTTGGCTGGCTTTGGCCGTGCCATCGGCGAGGTGGGGGCGATCATGATCGTCGGTGGGAACATCGATCACGCCACGCGGGTGCTGACCACAGCGATTGCGCTCGAGACGGGTAAGGGTGAATTTGCCTTGGCCCTTGCACTTGGCTTTGTGCTGATCGGGCTTGCGGTGGCCGTAAATCTCGCGATCCACTGGTTGGGTCGGACCGAACGGGAGGGGAGTTGGTGA
- a CDS encoding DUF6505 family protein encodes MTLKLARAIHFDESDRNVFASPARTGEWCISGGFEFSDWTEGDLTGKARQAFANGWLGLETFGRVTFVAVTQIEDAEITTLTDMLAQHFVTYYGAPSVEAARPVAAEELAQMIELCADHAPNCLLTVARELTDAGVRESFRMIQPQDAGLEQFAIHGDLPE; translated from the coding sequence ATGACCTTGAAACTCGCCCGCGCGATCCATTTCGACGAAAGCGACCGGAATGTTTTTGCCTCGCCTGCGCGAACTGGCGAATGGTGTATCTCTGGCGGGTTCGAGTTTTCAGACTGGACCGAAGGAGATCTGACCGGCAAGGCACGTCAGGCGTTTGCAAACGGATGGCTGGGTTTGGAAACCTTTGGTCGGGTCACATTCGTGGCCGTCACCCAGATCGAAGATGCCGAAATCACCACGCTCACGGACATGCTGGCACAGCATTTCGTTACCTACTACGGCGCACCTTCTGTTGAGGCCGCGCGTCCGGTTGCTGCGGAAGAACTCGCCCAGATGATTGAGCTATGCGCCGATCACGCGCCAAACTGCCTACTGACAGTGGCGCGCGAATTAACAGATGCAGGTGTGCGCGAAAGCTTTCGTATGATCCAACCGCAAGATGCCGGGCTCGAGCAATTTGCAATCCATGGCGACCTGCCCGAATAG
- a CDS encoding Mrp/NBP35 family ATP-binding protein, translated as MTASREAVLTALKTVTDPATGTDIVASGVMRALNVDDAGAVRFVMEIPPAQAKAYEEAKALAEAALAQVDGVSKVSIVLTGHSEKAPPPDLKPQRAAEPSGPQKIPGVDRIIAIASGKGGVGKSTVSANLACALAAQGRRVGLLDADVYGPSQPRMLGVSGRPASPDGKTILPMRNHGVTMMSIGLMTNEDQAVVWRGPMLMGALQQMMTQVQWGALDVLIVDLPPGTGDVQMTLAQKAHVDGAVIVSTPQDVALIDARKGIDMFNQLKVPILGMIENMSTHICTNCGHEEHVFGHGGVASEAEKWGVPLLAEVPLDLQIRLASDGGAPITVSQPDSKQAAAFHAIAKQLIDAGAA; from the coding sequence GTGACAGCCAGCAGAGAAGCGGTTCTAACCGCGCTTAAAACCGTGACCGATCCGGCCACGGGCACCGATATTGTGGCCAGCGGCGTGATGCGCGCGTTGAATGTGGACGACGCGGGCGCGGTGCGTTTTGTCATGGAAATCCCGCCCGCGCAGGCCAAAGCCTATGAGGAAGCCAAAGCACTGGCCGAAGCGGCATTGGCGCAGGTCGATGGCGTGAGCAAAGTCTCCATCGTATTGACCGGGCACAGCGAGAAGGCCCCGCCGCCCGACCTCAAACCGCAACGCGCCGCCGAACCCTCAGGCCCGCAGAAGATCCCCGGTGTTGACCGGATCATCGCCATCGCTTCAGGCAAGGGCGGCGTCGGTAAATCCACCGTATCGGCAAACCTCGCCTGCGCGCTCGCCGCTCAAGGCCGCCGCGTTGGGCTGCTGGATGCCGATGTCTACGGACCCAGCCAGCCGCGCATGCTCGGTGTCTCGGGCCGTCCCGCCTCCCCCGACGGCAAGACCATCCTGCCGATGCGCAACCATGGCGTTACCATGATGTCGATTGGCTTGATGACCAACGAAGACCAAGCCGTCGTCTGGCGTGGTCCGATGCTGATGGGCGCGTTGCAGCAGATGATGACCCAGGTGCAATGGGGTGCGCTTGACGTGCTGATCGTTGACCTGCCACCGGGCACCGGCGACGTGCAGATGACCCTGGCGCAAAAGGCCCATGTGGACGGGGCGGTTATCGTCTCTACACCGCAGGATGTGGCTCTAATCGACGCCCGCAAGGGGATCGACATGTTTAACCAACTTAAGGTGCCGATCCTTGGGATGATCGAAAATATGTCGACGCACATCTGCACCAACTGTGGCCACGAAGAGCATGTCTTTGGCCACGGCGGTGTCGCGTCTGAGGCTGAAAAGTGGGGTGTGCCCTTGCTTGCCGAAGTGCCGCTTGATCTGCAGATCCGTCTCGCCTCCGATGGCGGTGCGCCGATCACGGTCAGCCAGCCTGACAGCAAACAGGCCGCGGCCTTCCACGCGATTGCGAAACAGCTGATCGACGCCGGCGCAGCATGA
- a CDS encoding 4Fe-4S binding protein, protein MAKTLITCDCAGSQRIDSDALAESTGLTVAPPCSALCTTQIDRAAKALTTGDAILCCTQEERIFTELAEELELPPAPLLDLRDRAGWSDDPRDKMPKMSALAAEALLDAPAEKTIDVASEGLCLILGRGPAALEAAAQLKDHLSVTLLMDDAVTQAEDNLPEVRDFDLISGKLRRAKGALGQFEVVIDALRQVDPRGRGPLTWTEPRDGAKSQCDVIIDLRGDTPLFPAHEKREGYLRADPAHPPAVAAAVLAASHVVGTFEQPLYVRTEPLLCAHSRAGQTGCTACLDLCPTGAIVPDGDHVTVDPMICAGCGACSSACPSGAISYDAPPVDFTMRRVQTLARAYLEAGVDAPRLLVHDDHGAEMIRLAARHGRGLPADVIPMHLPALAAFGHAEALAALAAGFAHVSLLFGPKADRDAIETQTALARAIAGEARMTLIDTPDPEALTDLLYDGTAPAPVTQPVRPMGSRRQIARQAARALQPDAQVLPLPQGAPYGAVLVDKDACTLCLSCVSLCPSGALGDNPDLPQLRFQEDACLQCGLCEHICPEDAITLAPQLDLTDAALSQRILNEEEPFPCVECGSLFGVKSTVEKITDKLRSHSMFADESKLRMIQMCDDCRINAQYHSTNNPMTGNERPRPRTTDDYLSKRRDH, encoded by the coding sequence ATGGCCAAGACATTGATAACATGCGATTGCGCAGGGTCGCAGCGTATCGATTCTGATGCGCTGGCCGAGAGCACCGGTTTGACCGTCGCACCGCCCTGTTCGGCCCTTTGTACCACCCAGATCGACCGCGCGGCCAAGGCACTGACCACTGGCGATGCGATTTTATGCTGCACCCAAGAGGAGCGCATATTTACCGAGTTGGCGGAGGAATTGGAACTACCCCCTGCCCCCCTCCTCGACCTGCGCGACCGGGCCGGATGGTCCGATGACCCCCGCGATAAAATGCCCAAAATGTCCGCCCTAGCGGCAGAGGCGCTTTTGGACGCCCCGGCAGAAAAAACCATCGACGTCGCCTCCGAAGGGTTGTGTTTGATCCTTGGGCGTGGACCGGCAGCACTTGAGGCGGCGGCGCAACTCAAGGACCACCTCAGCGTCACGCTGCTGATGGACGACGCGGTCACGCAGGCCGAGGACAATCTGCCCGAAGTCCGCGACTTTGATCTCATCTCCGGCAAGCTGCGTCGCGCCAAAGGAGCACTTGGCCAGTTCGAAGTCGTGATCGACGCGTTGCGGCAGGTTGACCCGCGGGGCCGTGGCCCGCTGACCTGGACCGAGCCGCGCGACGGGGCGAAAAGTCAGTGTGACGTGATCATCGACCTGCGGGGCGACACACCTCTGTTCCCGGCCCATGAAAAGCGCGAAGGCTATCTGCGCGCTGATCCGGCGCATCCGCCCGCTGTCGCCGCCGCCGTGTTGGCCGCGTCGCATGTGGTGGGCACCTTCGAGCAGCCGCTTTATGTGCGCACCGAACCCCTTCTTTGTGCGCACAGTCGGGCAGGACAAACCGGCTGTACTGCCTGCCTTGATCTATGCCCCACAGGTGCGATTGTACCGGACGGTGATCATGTGACCGTTGACCCGATGATCTGCGCGGGCTGCGGTGCGTGTTCATCGGCCTGCCCGTCCGGTGCGATCAGCTATGACGCGCCGCCTGTCGATTTCACCATGCGCCGGGTGCAGACCCTTGCCCGCGCCTATCTTGAGGCCGGAGTCGATGCGCCCCGCCTGTTGGTGCATGACGACCACGGCGCCGAGATGATCCGCCTTGCTGCGCGTCACGGGCGCGGCTTGCCTGCCGATGTGATCCCGATGCACCTGCCCGCACTCGCGGCCTTCGGCCATGCCGAGGCTTTGGCCGCGCTGGCCGCTGGTTTTGCCCATGTCTCACTTCTGTTTGGCCCCAAAGCCGACCGCGATGCGATTGAAACCCAGACTGCTCTTGCGCGCGCCATTGCGGGCGAGGCCCGTATGACGCTCATCGACACGCCTGATCCTGAGGCGCTGACAGACCTGCTCTATGACGGCACCGCCCCTGCCCCCGTCACCCAGCCGGTGCGTCCTATGGGCAGTCGGCGGCAGATCGCTCGGCAAGCGGCCCGCGCATTGCAACCCGACGCGCAGGTGCTTCCCCTGCCCCAAGGTGCGCCCTATGGCGCGGTTTTGGTGGATAAGGACGCCTGCACGCTGTGTCTGTCTTGTGTCTCGCTCTGCCCGTCGGGTGCGCTTGGCGACAACCCGGACCTGCCTCAGCTGCGCTTTCAGGAGGACGCTTGCCTGCAATGCGGTCTCTGCGAGCATATCTGCCCTGAAGACGCGATCACCCTCGCGCCGCAGCTTGATCTGACCGATGCGGCACTAAGCCAGCGGATCCTAAACGAAGAAGAACCTTTTCCCTGCGTCGAATGTGGCAGCTTGTTCGGCGTGAAATCCACCGTAGAGAAAATCACCGACAAGCTGCGCAGTCATTCTATGTTCGCAGATGAATCCAAACTGCGGATGATCCAGATGTGCGATGACTGCCGGATCAATGCGCAGTATCACAGCACCAACAACCCGATGACAGGCAACGAACGCCCCCGCCCTCGCACCACCGACGATTACCTCTCCAAACGGCGCGACCACTAG
- a CDS encoding TorD/DmsD family molecular chaperone: MNQLAATPLPEEDRMRADLYNFMGLILSGPPDQMLLDQCAALSGDESDLGQGFATLSKLASKTRPSGAESEFNRLFIGLGRGELLPYASFYLTGFLNEKPLAALRQDMVARGLERAPNVFEPEDNIASLMEMMGAMIAGRFSAPAMLTQQKTFFNRHVAPWAGHFFADLEGAKNSVFYAPVGKIGRAFMQIEAEAFRLSKDN; the protein is encoded by the coding sequence ATGAACCAACTGGCCGCGACACCCCTGCCCGAAGAGGACCGCATGCGCGCGGACCTTTATAACTTCATGGGGCTTATTCTTTCCGGTCCACCCGATCAGATGCTGCTTGATCAATGTGCGGCATTGAGCGGTGATGAATCTGACTTGGGGCAGGGGTTTGCGACTTTGTCAAAGCTGGCGTCCAAGACCAGACCGTCCGGAGCAGAGAGCGAATTCAACCGGCTCTTTATCGGACTGGGCCGGGGCGAATTGCTGCCCTATGCAAGTTTTTACCTCACCGGGTTCCTGAACGAAAAACCGCTTGCTGCCCTGCGCCAAGACATGGTGGCACGCGGGCTTGAGCGGGCGCCAAATGTGTTTGAGCCTGAGGACAACATCGCCTCGCTCATGGAAATGATGGGCGCGATGATCGCGGGCCGTTTTTCGGCACCGGCGATGCTGACCCAGCAAAAGACATTCTTTAATAGGCATGTCGCCCCATGGGCCGGGCATTTCTTTGCAGACCTCGAAGGGGCTAAGAATTCGGTTTTCTACGCCCCTGTGGGCAAAATAGGCCGCGCCTTTATGCAGATCGAAGCTGAGGCGTTTCGCCTGAGCAAAGACAATTAA
- a CDS encoding biotin/lipoate--protein ligase family protein, translating into MSEGLSFPPLMSGEAVSDDALRVACTRAARGCDAGLITYRLDGAEMQGALVFAPEVPLAQAVAMLPLCGVGFQNALGALSPPEVAVQLEWDGGIRLNGASCGAFRMVASTTDPDAIPDWLVVGFTLPLYPAEDPDMAETGHNPDQTALFAEGCADVHPPALIESWARHTLHWINRWEDLGPPGLHGEWRGLVFGIDGDVTVRGQSGTFIGVDENFGMLLRSDTNTQLIPLTTLLEPAP; encoded by the coding sequence ATGAGCGAAGGGCTTTCATTCCCTCCTCTGATGTCGGGCGAGGCCGTGTCCGATGACGCCCTCCGCGTCGCCTGCACGCGCGCCGCACGTGGCTGTGATGCAGGTCTCATCACGTACCGGCTGGACGGGGCCGAGATGCAGGGCGCATTGGTCTTTGCGCCCGAAGTACCACTGGCGCAGGCGGTGGCCATGCTCCCGCTCTGCGGGGTCGGATTTCAGAACGCCCTCGGCGCACTGTCCCCGCCCGAAGTGGCTGTGCAATTGGAGTGGGACGGGGGCATTCGCCTGAATGGTGCCTCTTGCGGTGCCTTCCGCATGGTCGCATCAACCACCGATCCCGACGCCATCCCCGACTGGCTGGTCGTGGGCTTTACTCTACCGCTCTACCCGGCCGAAGACCCTGACATGGCGGAAACTGGCCATAACCCGGACCAGACGGCACTCTTTGCCGAGGGCTGCGCCGATGTGCATCCCCCTGCCCTCATTGAATCCTGGGCCCGGCATACGCTGCATTGGATCAACCGATGGGAAGACCTTGGCCCGCCGGGTCTGCACGGCGAATGGCGCGGGTTGGTTTTCGGAATTGACGGCGATGTGACGGTGCGCGGTCAAAGCGGTACATTCATCGGTGTTGATGAGAATTTTGGTATGCTACTGCGCAGCGATACAAACACGCAGCTAATCCCGCTTACCACCTTATTGGAGCCTGCCCCATGA